In Pochonia chlamydosporia 170 chromosome Unknown PCv3seq00008, whole genome shotgun sequence, the following proteins share a genomic window:
- a CDS encoding prion-inhibition and propagation domain-containing protein, translating into MEIAASALQFTTMAVQAFRGCVVAIELIRTAQHMGIDGDIINTALVFEEWRLLSWAQRAGLHDNTPRQTINWPLASVILQQLVTLLSSAEVLQRRYSLRVTAEDTEAAEETQAVEAKTRGVAKLLARLKPEFSTVAGKIIQENNSTFKRLRWAVLDKNKLKQFQTDISELISKLEFLPDSAVQEEERRLFNRLVREAISLSTTTAEAGQIKQMLDDAPQTRKVDKSINAVAYLKQVRLVLGADKRSDEVTPNLLNHVGDTAMPKMPKLPILQRSLEPWSGGELYVNSLGFGTYHNKQVLVQWKPVGATQWDKYTKQIKRLAVFLMSLSDESFLSLKCLGYLPLEAQGRHGIVYSLPEGDTDWDFRSLKQLIQSQPHVSLKRRLELAQALANTLLQLHTAGWLHKNLRSDNIIFLAPRGSDDTVFLNSEPYVVGYEYARSDTDDSAKAFTQLPDTEVEADLYRHPQARGSNRETFQKRFDMYSLGCIALELVTWQPLVDVFSLYTKHDLKAVIGLAQASNEAIALPSLTDLFESEDAIDIVTHQAGESVLEVIRTCFSAEKAKEGEEGLLTDQTAVVEKLRWCRV; encoded by the coding sequence ATGGAGATTGCGGCAAGTGCGTTGCAGTTTACGACAATGGCCGTGCAGGCTTTCCGTGGCTGTGTTGTTGCCATCGAGCTAATCCGTACGGCGCAACATATGGGCATCGACGGCGATATAATCAATACGGCATTGGTTTTCGAAGAATGGCGACTTTTGTCCTGGGCTCAGAGAGCTGGATTGCACGACAACACTCCGAGACAGACAATCAATTGGCCTCTTGCCAGCGTCATACTTCAACAACTTGTGACGTTGCTAAGCTCAGCGGAGGTGCTCCAACGACGATACTCTCTGCGTGTCACTGCGGAGGACACAGAAGCTGCCGAGGAAACGCAGGCGGTCGAAGCTAAAACCCGCGGCGTGGCTAAACTACTCGCCCGCTTGAAACCTGAATTCAGTACAGTGGCAGGCAAGATCATCCAGGAAAACAACTCAACATTTAAGAGACTCCGATGGGCAGTTCTTGATAAGAACAAACTGAAGCAGTTTCAAACAGACATCTCTGAGCTCATCAGCAAGCTTGAATTTCTTCCCGATAGCGCcgtccaagaagaagaaaggcgcCTCTTTAACCGACTTGTGCGGGAAGCAATCTCTTTGTCCACTACTACGGCCGAGGCTGGGCAAATAAAACAAATGCTTGATGACGCTCCTCAAACACGCAAAGTCGACAAATCTATCAATGCTGTAGCATATCTCAAACAAGTCCGTCTAGTCCTCGGAGCCGACAAGCGTAGTGACGAGGTGACACCAAATCTGCTGAACCATGTCGGCGATACGGCCATGCCAAAGATGCCCAAGCTGCCTATCTTACAAAGATCATTAGAGCCCTGGAGTGGGGGCGAGCTTTATGTCAACAGCCTTGGATTTGGGACATATCATAACAAACAAGTGCTAGTCCAGTGGAAGCCCGTAGGCGCCACACAATGGGACAAATACACGAAACAGATCAAGCGTCTCGCCGTGTTCCTTATGTCGCTTTCAGATGAATCATTCCTATCGTTGAAGTGCTTGGGATACTTGCCCCTAGAGGCTCAGGGTAGACATGGTATTGTGTATTCTTTGCCCGAGGGTGACACGGATTGGGACTTTAGGTCTTTGAAGCAGCTCATTCAATCGCAACCTCATGTGTCCTTGAAAAGACGGCTTGAGTTGGCCCAGGCCCTTGCTAATACGTTACTGCAACTACATACGGCTGGATGGCTGCATAAGAACCTACGTTctgacaacatcatctttCTCGCTCCTCGGGGTTCAGATGACACTGTTTTCCTCAATTCTGAGCCTTATGTCGTTGGCTACGAGTACGCACGATCCGACACCGACGACTCAGCGAAGGCGTTCACACAGCTGCCAGACACTGAGGTAGAGGCAGATCTATACAGGCATCCTCAGGCTCGAGGCTCGAACCGCGAGACTTTCCAGAAACGTTTTGATATGTATTCACTAGGGTGTATTGCTTTGGAGTTGGTGACATGGCAGCCTTTGGTCGATGTATTCTCATTGTATACCAAACACGACCTCAAGGCAGTCATTGGACTTGCCCAAGCATCGAATGAGGCAATCGCGTTGCCCTCCTTGACGGACCTCTTTGAAAGCGAAGATGCCATAGACATTGTCACTCACCAGGCGGGTGAATCCGTGTTGGAAGTAATCCGGACGTGCTTTTCGGCTGAGAAAGCGAAGGAAGGCGAGGAAGGTCTGCTAACTGACCAGACGGCCGTGGTGGAAAAACTAAGGTGGTGCAGGGTTTAA
- a CDS encoding heterokaryon incompatibility (similar to Metarhizium robertsii ARSEF 23 XP_007824947.2), translated as MKFLLFASTALALVKRQGDVLQADVNAIIANVNSLQTTINDFKGVEQADALVAASEAVVSAIQKAATDAKASPPLSYDDIALFIDPLANLIPVVQATVTTLVDKKQLFVDSGRGCEVYPQLIAQQTATQAFSDNIVPKVPDELKDIASQIAVPILQSLSDGAAAFKDVQCAATSTSSSAAATSTTTSASSSEPPATTTTASQGSTASNSVSGSQTGTASETGTATQTSATASATETGSKTHSGSATATGTEPCDVTTTVEVDTTETVPCTTETGSGSQPTGGSGCKECGPGETSPGSGSGPGATTLTPIPSGGNGGNGGSGSSPSPSSPVVIAGASRGAVPVAVAIAAVVGAMF; from the coding sequence ATGAAGTTCCTCCTCTTTGCCTCTACGGCCCTGGCCCTCGTTAAGCGACAGGGCGACGTCCTCCAGGCCGATGTTAACGCCATTatcgccaatgtcaacagCCTCCAAACGACCATCAACGACTTCAAGGGCGTTGAGCAGGCCGATGCTCTGGTCGCGGCCTCTGAGGCCGTTGTTTCCGCTATTCAGAAGGCCGCCACAGATGCCAAGGCCTCGCCTCCGCTCTCATACGATGATATCGCCCTGTTCATCGATCCTCTAGCCAACTTGATCCCAGTTGTGCAGGCAACAGTTACCACACTGGTCGATAAGAAGCAGCTCTTTGTGGATTCCGGCCGTGGCTGCGAGGTTTATCCCCAGCTTATCGCCCAGCAGACTGCCACCCAAGCCTTCTCCGACAACATTGTTCCCAAGGTTCCCGATGAACTCAAAGATATCGCCAGTCAGATCGCTGTTCCCATCTTGCAAAGTTTGTCTGATGGTGCTGCTGCCTTCAAGGACGTTCAGTGCGCTGCTACTTCAACCAGCTCGTCCGCAGCCGCCACTTCTACGACTACAtctgcctcctcttccgaGCCTCCTGCCACTACTACGACTGCTTCTCAAGGCTCTACTGCTTCCAACAGCGTTTCTGGTTCTCAGACTGGCACTGCCTCTGAGACTGGTACCGCCACACAAACGTCTGCCACCGCCAGCGCTACTGAGACTGGCTCCAAGACTCACTCTGGCTCTGCTACTGCTACTGGAACTGAGCCCTGTGATGTGACCACTACTGTCGAAGTCGACACCACTGAGACCGTTCCCTGCACCACCGAGACTGGATCTGGCTCTCAGCCCACCGGAGGCTCTGGCTGTAAGGAATGCGGTCCTGGAGAAACCAGCCCTGGATCCGGATCTGGACCCGGTGCCACGACTCTGACTCCCATCCCGTCTGGCGGAAACGGAGGTAatggtggcagtggcagcagcccctctccctcttctcccgTTGTTATTGCCGGTGCCTCCCGAGGAGCTGTCCCCGTCGCTGTAGCAATCGCTGCCGTTGTTGGCGCCATGTTCTAA
- a CDS encoding ankyrin repeat protein (similar to Eutypa lata UCREL1 XP_007797684.1) has translation MFFGSRSRRAAQSQILTLEEIHEGLHRLCLPSSGRRISDKDVRSIQTFLQALDERSQRFNDHRWVLRPRLYAILYNIQATEYMNDFIRDNFTDFHLPFNEQTLPRFFENTDGKCSRADFFTTQDYFLTNIKDIESEKSIHRVLPVSGDMYYIRERHLGHGGCGGVDLVFSRLSIEKFARKRVMRIHGTEKEQQHLIQELKQLRKLHHHHLVKIIGSYTDIECIAYLMKPVAEGTLEEFLSGSRVLGPLEKVTLRQFYGCLAGAMYYLYSHQVRHRDLTARNILISSAGEVYISDFGSSYNWSSKPSSKTKHRDVPTSPDYMAPEVARGDERGTKSDMWSLGIVFFEMTTRLLNHGLDDVRKQIQSNSHKSRVQPYPYANMNVVTSWIRTLGSTNSDYSYDREPLGWTTELLHLEQQHRPNPPQLMKYIAESPSFGVFRCLGCVDDFQNENLICGPTVSRTDYRENSRQTREDVEELFKRYSSKSDPNPISAERTDSIKQWIDAAGADDDLEACCPELENAEDPWEKENIESIDYEDAKTDQYLHSTYEYEFYHPTYLENGPASHSSHRANYEASLSQPKITELAGDTSWPLNPSDTPEVKLEDDKVLRDSGLGFLEYESCSSKDGKVLQPFEELSDRSSLHSENSSLLPGEADFLGSLIPERNQVGEVERNDERPRESSELLFDEVDDRSETGYPWDEASDRSDSEKEILTDRKGDPKAMVSIEERPDAEDFDEARHIVEPDDIEDAEDLPVSPSVLGKRIPRYEDHLVKKVTDASEPFPQVSGRVLPQTHEEPIPDFIDPQDVERQPGKLGSTRSITDKSARNLEGTTTAGSRQTKSNNTRKEPAVPDIVVQGPNGHRKASARLTRYNLLSMDPARRTPIIPRERNRLVPIDADRLMNNTWDMASSAPTSVLSEETKSAFTKFFFMLPSSKQIEDALSRACKEGSASTVKTILQMAPSRNKPLLKMQYFKPLVHAVKGASRCHNKCVRELLAAGVNPNHKSSKTGLTPLHIAVQHAEFKGYANLIWLLLSNRIKADPNGRDRDGELPLRKLFLGADDNPLEPHKRGALIMLLKAGAKPDFALPGSKHTPLHLAVRRQDEIVVAMLLHGGAAVDAKDTSGTTPLQITAKQFKGELSPDHARVLDHLLQHGARVDLRAGALGRTALHWAVIAGSAQAVSRLVEAGADASKKDYEKNDAIGLAIKHAAKLTAGGSAEKLADHVEIMQDLKGAKRCGGKLIEGTCAIETACKSNDVKFLRGLLDHGLDPNSPFRGGTILEFAKRYGSVAAKWLLEEVTSGR, from the exons atgttCTTTGGTAGCCGCTCTCGCCGTGCTGCCCAAAGCCAGATCCTTACTCTTGAAGAAATTCATGAGGGACTACATAGGCTGTGCCTTCCATCCTCGGGACGTAGAATATCCGACAAGGATGTTCGAAGCATCCAAACATTCCTTCAGGCTCTAGACGAGCGATCCCAGCGATTCAACGACCATCGATGGGTGTTGCGACCCCGGCTATATGCGATACTTTACAATATTCAGGCCACGGAATATATGAACGACTTTATCCGTGACAACTTTACTGATTTTCACCTCCCGTTTAATGAGCAAACTCTTCCTCGCTTCTTCGAAAATACGGATGGAAAATGTTCGAGGGCAGACTTTTTCACCACCCAAGACTATTTTTTGACGAACATAAAGGACATAGAGTCTGAAAAATCCATTCATCGTGTTTTGCCCGTAAGCGGGGATATGTACTATATTCGCGAGAGACATCTTGGTCACGGTGGCTGCGG TGGTGTCGATCTAGTATTCAGTCGCCTCAGCATAGAAAAATTCGCCCGCAAACGAGTTATGCGCATACATGGCACGGAGAAGGAGCAACAACACCTTATCCAGGAACTAAAACAGCTAAGAAaactgcatcatcaccatttAGTTAAGATTATTGGAAGCTACACCGACATCGAATGCATAGCATACCTGATGAAACCTGTTGCGGAAGGGACTCTCGAGGAGTTTCTCAGCGGCTCTAGGGTACTGGGACCACTCGAAAAGGTTACTTTACGCCAGTTCTACGGTTGTCTTGCCGGGGCTATGTATTATTTGTACTCCCACCAAGTGCGGCACAGAGACTTGACAGCAAGAAATATACTGATTAGTTCTGCGGGCGAAGTTTACATCAGTGATTTCGGGTCCTCATATAACTGGTCGTCTAAGCCATCCAGTAAGACGAAGCATCGGGATGTCCCAACAAGTCCAGACTATATGGCGCCCGAGGTTGCCAGAGGGGACGAACGAGGAACAAAGAGCGATATGTGGTCCTTGGGAATCGTGTTTTTCGAGATGACCACAAGGCTCCTTAATCATGGCCTGGATGACGTCCGGAAACAGATTCAAAGTAACTCCCACAAATCTCGGGTTCAGCCATATCCGTATGCCAACATGAACGTCGTCACTAGCTGGATACGAACTCTGGGGAGCACCAATTCGGATTACAGCTATGATCGTGAGCCACTCGGTTGGACTACAGAGTTGCTCCATCTTGAGCAGCAGCATCGTCCTAACCCTCCCCAGTTGATGAAGTACATCGCTGAATCACCTTCATTTGGTGTTTTCCGTTGTCTTGGATGTGTCGATGACTTTCAAAATGAAAACCTTATCTGTGGTCCGACTGTGTCTCGGACGGATTATCGAGAGAATTCACGACAAACTCgggaagatgttgaagagctgTTCAAGAGGTATTCGTCGAAATCTGACCCAAATCCAATATCCGCAGAACGAACCGACTCGATTAAGCAGTGGATTGACGCCGCTGGCGCTGATGACGACCTGGAGGCTTGCTGTCCGGAATTGGAGAATGCAGAAGACCCttgggaaaaagaaaatattgAATCCATCGATTACGAAGACGCGAAAACTGATCAATATCTGCACAGCACGTATGAGTATGAGTTTTACCATCCCACTTATCTTGAGAACGGTCCAGCCAGCCACTCGTCGCATCGCGCCAACTATGAGGCTTCGCTCTCCCAGCCCAAAATTACCGAGTTGGCAGGAGACACGTCATGGCCATTAAACCCCTCTGATACACCAGAGGTGAAGCTTGAGGATGATAAAGTCCTCCGAGACTCCGGTCTAGGGTTTTTGGAATACGAAAGTTGCTCGTCAAAAGACGGCAAGGTCCTGCAGCCTTTTGAAGAACTCTCTGATCGTTCTTCACTACACTCCGAAAATAGCTCTTTACTTCCAGGCGAAGCCGATTTCCTCGGGTCGCTGATACCGGAGCGAaaccaagttggagaagttgagagAAACGACGAAAGGCCGCGGGAAAGCAGCGAGCTTCTATTTGATGAGGTGGACGACAGGTCTGAAACTGGATATCCGTGGGATGAAGCTTCGGATCGATCAGATTCTGAGAAAGAAATCTTAACTGATAGGAAGGGTGATCCTAAAGCCATGGTGAGTATAGAAGAGCGACCTGATGCCGAAGACTTCGATGAAGCTCGACACATTGTGGAACCAGATGATATTGAGGATGCGGAAGATCTCCCAGTTTCGCCTTCGGTGTTAGGGAAACGGATCCCACGATATGAAGACCATCTAGTGAAGAAGGTGACCGACGCCTCAGAGCCTTTTCCTCAAGTCAGTGGCCGAGTCCTTCCACAGACCCACGAAGAGCCGATTCCGGACTTCATTGACCCTCAAGACGTGGAAAGACAGCCCGGGAAACTCGGCAGCACTAGGAGCATAACCGATAAATCGGCTAGGAATCTGGAAGGGACAACAACGGCCGGGTCTCGTCAAACCAAATCGAACAATACCAGGAAAGAACCAGCGGTCCCGGACATAGTGGTCCAAGGTCCAAATGGTCATCGCAAAGCATCAGCAAGGTTAACGAGATATAATTTACTTTCTATGGACCCCGCAAGGAGGACGCCTATAATTCCTCGCGAGCGTAACAGACTAGTGCCGATTGATGCCGATAGACTCATGAATAACACTTGGGATATGGCATCCAGCGCACCGACATCCGTCCTTTCAGAAGAAACCAAGTCAGCCTTTACCAAGTTTTTTTTCATGCTTCCCAGCAGTAAACAAATTGAGGATGCGCTCAGCCGTGCCTGCAAGGAAGGCTCTGCCAGCACCGTCAAAACTATCCTGCAGATGGCGCCATCGAGGAACAAACCCCTTTTAAAAATGCAATATTTCAAGCCTCTCGTACACGCCGTCAAAGGCGCCAGTCGCTGCCATAATAAGTGTGTCCGGGAGCTACTAGCTGCGGGAGtcaacccaaaccacaagAGCAGCAAAACTGGTCTTACACCACTCCACATAGCAGTCCAACACGCCGAATTTAAAGGATATGCGAATCTTATCTGGCTCCTTCTCTCCAATCGAATCAAGGCCGACCCCAACGGTCGCGACCGGGACGGGGAGTTACCTCTCAGGAAGTTATTTCTCGGTGCCGATGACAATCCATTGGAGCCACACAAGCGCGGAGCGCTCATCATGCTCCTCAAGGCCGGGGCCAAACCGGATTTCGCTTTACCAGGATCAAAACACACGCCACTACATCTAGCCGTCCGACGGCAGGACGAGATTGTCGTTGCTATGCTGCTGCACGGGGGTGCGGCCGTTGACGCCAAGGATACGAGCGGCACCACACCTTTACAGATAACGGCCAAACAATTCAAGGGAGAGCTTAGTCCAGACCACGCGAGAGTCCTTGATCATCTACTGCAACATGGCGCACGTGTAGATCTTCGAGCAGGTGCCTTGGGGCGTACAGCACTACACTGGGCCGTGATTGCGGGATCCGCTCAAGCTGTTTCGAGGCTGGTAGAGGCTGGGGCAGATGCATCCAAGAAGGATTACGAAAAGAACGACGCAATCGGGTTAGCAATCAAACATGCGGCGAAACTCACAGCGGGAGGTAGCGCGGAAAAGCTTGCGGACCATGTCGAGATTATGCAGGACCTTAAGGGCGCAAAACGATGTGGTGGCAAGTTGATCGAGGGGACATGTGCCATTGAGACGGCCTGTAAAAGCAACGATGTGAAGTTCCTGAGAGGTTTGCTCGACCATGGACTTGATCCAAATTCACCCTTTCGAGGCGGTACCATCTTGGAGTTTGCGAAGAGGTATGGCAGCGTCGCAGCTAAATGGCTGTTGGAAGAGGTGACATCCGGAAGATGA
- a CDS encoding carbohydrate esterase family 9 protein (similar to Metarhizium acridum CQMa 102 XP_007815253.1) produces the protein MTVAPVIALSHGPLPILGDKNHKSIIYSLKNRVPKILGLGTPSAPRAIVLVTAHWTTAEPTISSSNHHDLYYDYYNFPPESYNLKYPASGDTEIAQEIKSLLEAEGLTGRLDPKRGWDHGVFIPMLLINSAADIPIVQVSVLGSEDPEHHLRMGAALSRLREQNIAVIGSGFASLHNFTEMRTLWSGDADAIKKFKVVSDEWNDALTRATTAESKEDRWNGLRAWRDLPHADRMHPPNGGEHFMPLIVCAGAAGDGEKADFYKDVYSGVDIYTYYWGAERVD, from the exons ATGACTGTAGCGCCCGTAATTGCTCTTTCGCACG GTCCTCTCCCCATTCTGGGCGACAAGAATCACAAATCAATCATATACTCACTCAAAAACCGAGTCCCCAAGATCCTCGGCCTGGGAACACCGTCCGCGCCACGTGCGATTGTTCTTGTTACCGCACACTGGACGACCGCCGAACccaccatctcatcatccaaccaccacgaccTCTACTACGACTATTACAACTTCCCTCCTGAATCATATAACCTCAAGTACCCTGCGTCCGGCGACACCGAAATCGCACAAGAAATCAAGTCCCTCCTCGAAGCCGAAGGCCTCACCGGCCGTCTAGACCCGAAACGCGGCTGGGACCACGGCGTCTTCATCCCAATGCTGCTCATCAACTCTGCCGCCGACATCCCCATCGTTCAAGTATCTGTTCTAGGATCCGAAGATCCAGAGCACCATCTCCGCATGGGCGCGGCATTATCCCGCCTGCGCGAACAGAATATTGCCGTCATAGGGTCGGGGTTTGCCTCGTTACATAACTTTACCGAGATGAGGACCCTGTGGTCTGGCGACGCCGATGCTATCAAAAAGTTTAAGGTTGTTTCGGATGAGTGGAATGATGCGTTGACGAGAGCTACTACCGCAGAGAGTAAGGAGGATCGGTGGAATGGACTGAGGGCGTGGAGGGATTTGCCTCATGCGGATAGAATGCATCCCCCTAATGGAGGAGAGCATTTTATGCCGTTGATTGTTTGTGCTGGGGCGGCGGGGGATGGCGAAAAGGCCGATTTTTATAAGGATGTGTATTCGGGAGTGGATATATATACATATTATTGGGGGGCGGAGAGAGTTGATTGA